AAGGTGAAGAGGTCCAACGTCGTTATTATgggattaattaaaaataaatctgtGATTAGACTTTTCGTTAATTAATGTTGAAACATTCTTTATGGCTTACTGAAACGTGTTTTAGCATTATCTAACTATTATGCTCTGGCCATTAGAAAGTATTTGGAATTTTGGTCATAGTCATACGCTCTTAGTTGTATGGAAAGAGTTGAATTTTGAAAGTATTGAACAAAAGTAACAGTATATGAGTATATCTTCTCACTTCAATATATAACTTATGTTCTTTTAACCGATAATCAACAAAGTGGTGATCTTAATTTTATGGTTTTCATTCTTTAATTTAAAACTCAATTAATTTTCTCCTTTCGTGTACATGAATACACTCGAAATCTCTCTTCTGACCCATTTCATgcatattttatgtaataaaaataagGGAAATTAGGGGCTATGGACATGAAAAAAAGGTAATCTACCCTTTGACGCTTTTACCTAACGGATGTATACACACCGttaataatacataataatacTATACTATCCTTTTCCTTTAACCGGCTAACCTGCtgcaaaataaatgaaaaaaaaatattacttttacCCTTCCAAAGTAAATCGTGTCTCTCCTTCTTCCACAcaacttctctttctcttttttctcgACGGTTGTTTCTGGAAATCTGAAAGTCCCGGCCGCCTATCTCCTCCTAAGTCTCGCATCTACCTCTGATTGCAATCAGTTTTTACTCCCGTCGTCTTCCCTTCTACTCGGTTCCGGCTTTAACGGCATCGGTGGTTCTGTTTTCTGCGCGTTTTCGGTGGAGGAGAGTACCACAGCGGACATCTCCAACTACACAGAACAGCGGTTTCTTCGAATCTGTCACAACACAGTAAGTAATTTCCCTCTCTGTTTCCTGTACGTTTCTGTTATTTTATTTCCGATCAtcgcaaaattagggtttttaattCTTAAGTCTCTATCATCGTTCCTGTTGAAACCCATGGTTCCGGTAACGGAATTCGGTCTTCAAAGATCGGACTTTGTCAAACTGATTTAGGGTTCGAGTTTTCCCGGGTTGTGTGAGGGTTTCTCAAATTTGAATTGTTTCACATATTATGCAAACTATGTGGAGTAGTAATTTATTTCCAATAGGTGTAGAATAGTATGGCTAAGAGTTGGCCTACAATTACACATAGTATGAAATTTCAGATTAGATTCTATCTAGAATGAAATAGTATTCTTATATCATTCAACTATTTCATGCATGATAGTATGATTTTCCGTTCATGTTTGCTTTGTTTCACTTCGTGTTTGGGTGTGGTTCAGTGTGGCGTTGTTAAATTATGTTATGCTTGATTTGGGGTTTATATCTATGTGCTCCATAGTGCATGGTCTAGGAATATGAATTATTTTGTGGACTTGAGTATGcaacacatatatatgttatgttatctgtatattttatttgtaagtGCTATAGTGAGTGAAATAGTTAATGTTTCATACTATTCCATTTCACATTGAAAAGTACTTTCACATGCTATGCTTTTCCATTCCGTTGCCTGTTCTTCTTCTGTATAACTCATTAGACATTTCTATATTGCATATGACCCTGTGAACTCATATATATGTTACCTCATCTATTTATTTCATTGGGATGTGTCATACTGAGTAGTAATTTATACGGTTCATAATATTCCATTTCATATGGATAAGTACTTTCACATGACATGATTTTCCATTCGGTTGTCGTATCTTATTCTGTTTAATTCATTAGTCATTTCTATATTGCATATGCCACTATGAACCATCttcactctttgactctcttcatttttattcttcagGTTTGGTATGAACGAGTTAGAGCTTCCAAGTAGATTGTTTGAGACAGGGTATGAACCGACCGGCAAGAAAAGGGTTAACAACTACTTCAATCTCCGCTGGATTGAAGTAATAAAGAGTGCATTAGAGGATGAGGATCTCACGATGTTGAATGCGTCACAGTTTGGCCAGGTACTGAAGATGGGGTCCCATACCTTCTCGGTTATGTTTCTTCACTACCTTCTTTCACGACAGTTGATCACTGAGAAGGACTTCGAACTGTGGTGGCTTTTCGTGGGGAAACCAATTCGTTATTCTATTCAAGACTTCGCACTCGTAACTGGCCTCAATTGTGGCCAAATAGTGGACGCTCACCATCAGGCGAAGGGTAAAGGTGCGCGTGGTAAGGGAACCGGAAAATCCACATCATCGAGTGCTTCTCAAACAACATGGGATGTTCTGTTTGGAAAGGAGGATAAGCCCACCACCAGCTGGATAATTGACCGCCTTGTGAAGGGAAAGAAATACAAGGATCCGTTAACTCGTCTCCGCTTGGCCTTATTGGTGCTGGTCGAAGGTATTTTGTGCCCCACATGTGGCACAACGAACATCAGACCTGAGGTTGTGCGGAAGCTGGATAATCTGGATGAGTTCCTAAACTATCCATGGGGGCGTGAGTCATTTCTCCTCACTGTGCGCAGTACAAAATCTCGTCGTCCCAGTCATTATGTGTTACATGACACAATGGCCATCCAAAGTTTCTCGCATGCCATGGTTCTTGTTACAGTTGCTGCTTGTCCCTCGATACTACTTAAGCCCGGAGCAGTTACCCCCCTGGATGATGAGTCTAAAAGCAGTGAAGATATTGTTAACGAGTTGTTTGATAGGAAGTTCAGCGTGAACGTCGTCTCAGCCAAAGCTGTCGACCAAAAGGCCCAGGTAACATTTTCTAAGTGATCTCGACATTTTCTAGGAAGATATTGTTAACGACTCATTTGTTTTTCTCAAGGGATTTGTTGTTCTATATTGGGAAATATTTAGTGTAGTAATTTTGCAGAAGATTTATGGAATATCATTGCGTATTTGAGCTCTCTTTATGACATAGTATGATTTCCAAAATTGGTTTCCACTCCGAACGGCATAGTATGCATATAGTATTCCATTCACATACCCATGTATGACAGTACCAACTACTATTATGTGTTGATTTGATGCAATTTTTGGTCCGCTCTGATTCCATCTGATCTTGTTATTCTCTGTTATGCTTGAAGTTCGGTTTCATTgacaagttttgaattttttcaggCTTTTGTGCGATCTCTTATTAGATCAGACGAAGCTGGTGAGGAGTTGTATCGTGGATTGGGAGACAACGAAGACGAAGCTGTTGATCACCTGGTTGCATTAGCTCGTGATGACTACCCATTTGCACACAACACATGGGCAGGTGGTGTGAAAGCAGATGATGTGAAGGCGAATAAGGGCCATGCTCTCCCAAGTGAGTCGAGTGACGAGGAGGAACTTGAAGAAACTGATAGAGAATATAGGCAGCAAGGAGGTAGTGACGATGTCGTCCACTCTGGAGAAGGAAGATGCCAACCAAGTATGAGGGAGGGTGAGGCGCCTATTGGTGGTCGGCCTACTTCCGCTGGTGTTGGAGATTTGGTTAGACAAGCGGCTGAGGCGTTTGAAGCACAACTGTTACCTATGTTTGAGGGCTACATGGTCAGTATGAAAGACCACATTTCCAAAGAACTGAGCAAGCTGATGACCGAAGTAGCTTCCGCCAATTCTTCTATTGATGCGGTGGAAACTTTTGTTAAGACTGAGTTGGCCACTCTGCGCAATGGAACCGCCGGAGTTGCCATGTACGGTGGAGACCTGTTTAGTGGGTACAGCCCTGCGATGCGGTCACCCTCCCATGGACCTTCTTCTCCCTCCCGCCAGAGAAATAAGGGTACTGCTGAGACTAGAGTTGATGCAGAAGATTCGCCACAAATTGATGAACTTGATGGGAATGCAGCTATTGGGAAGGTAATTTATGACCATACTTGTAACAATTTACTATACTATATTACTTACACGTTATTACTATGTCATGCCGCAATTATTCCACACACAACTTACTTGGTTGCCACATGGCGTTATCCTGCCTGCAGAAGTCATGCCCATCTGAGACGGCACCTGGTGATCCTAAAAGTGACCGTCCTGAGTCATTGATTGAGGTAATGTTAAAGTAACAAAATTTGCATCTCCATAATTTATGACTTATTCTGATTTGCAAAAAGACTTAGCTTGTATAATGTCGCTTATCTTCTTTCTATTGCTGTCTAATGTAGGAGACTGTTACTGGTGCTATGCCCACATCATCCTCCGGAGTGGATGCCTTCCTCGATGTTAGTGAGGTACGTCTATAACCAGAtgaactttttaatatttatctacACTTATGTTATTGCAGTtccattttatatttgtatttcccTTTTAAGGAATGTATTTTGTTCACTGTACAGCCATCTTCGTGCATTCCATCTAGTGATGGAGGCAATGCGGTGGTTAGTGCATCAGCGGAAGCCAGAACGACCTTTCTCCAACCGCCTGTTTCTTCTTTGGTTACTTCGGAGGTTAGCTTTACCAATTCGGGTTTTCCTAGTTCAGTCATTGTTTATTCTCACTAATTTTAGACTCATATTTGTTGGAACATACTTTCACCAGACATACAATCCTCAGGCACCGTCTACTCTTCTGTCATCACCGTTCTCAGCACCTCTGTCTGACACACCACCCCCTGCATCATCAGCTGTTGTTGAGGTAATAGTATACcagtgtaaatatatttaattttgccTTCCCCATTTCAGACTCTTTCCATTCACATAGTTATTTATTTCAAGAATGTATATTCCATTTATGTTAATTACTATTCCATGGCGTCTAGTTGATGCTCCATTTATCTTACTTTCCATTCCGTTCACAGTCTCTTCATTCCATTTCCTGTGCACTAGTATTTACATTTGTACTGCAACTAACTGCTTCTTCCACTTGCTCTCATCTACTCACTGCCCCAGGTTCCATCAGATGTATCACACACAAACACAGAAGCAGCTCTCGGCTCCACTGTCGACGCCATCCCTACCGAATTGCATGTCTTCCCATCCAGCATTCATGAGGTGATGGCATTTAACTATTCCACTCAAATTAACTACGTGCTCTAACTTGTCTCATTTGGTCACTACCACATGTTCAGACGGATGTATCAGACACAGTTAGGGGACCATCTGCTGCTTCCATTGTGGAATCAGTACCTACTCAATCACCTACTATTGAACCCAAGCTCCATGATGTAGAGGTAAACTGAAATATTACATTCTATTTTCCACCTTCTAGTTCTAAGGTATGTACACTGTAGGATGATGTCGGAGGGTCGGTAGCGACCGAAGAGGATGAAGTCCTCACTAAAAAGACACCATCACAGCCAAGAAAGGTCTACCTGTCCTTATTCTATAATTTATTCCAAATCCTTATTCTATAATTTATTCCAAGTACGTATATAGTGGCTAACATACCTAATACTTTACTAGGCTGGTCGTGCGGTGAAGCTCACAACCGTTGTACCATCTCAGGCCTGCACACGGTATAGCAAACGGGAGCGTCGCAATCCAGACAGATACACGCCGTCTGAAGGACCCGATAAGCAAGAACTTGGCAAACGTGCTCGTCGTGGTGCAAAGGAGAAGGAGAATGTGGTTGCATCCGTTGCTGAGCCAAGTATTCCAATTAAGGAAACAACTTCTCTCATCGGGGGTTTTACACCATTCCTCCCACCTAATCCTGTTAAGCGAGCTACATTCCTCGAGGCTATGAAGGATGCCAAGTAAGTTGTGCATAGTCCCTCTTTCATATTTTACTTTGCTTTTTTCCAACCAAACTACCTTGCGTTAAATCTTTAAGTTTACTGCAGTGTTTGTCTCAATGTTCAGGACATAATCCGCTGCCAAAGATTCTGCTTTCGACGTTCACACCCTAATGCCTCTTTTTGACTCCAGCCGGGTTGCTTCTGAGAAGGTCTTCACTTACCGTTTACTATATGTTTACTTTGCCAATGTAAAATAAACTTCTAACGTTATCTATAATATGTATTCTGATAGGCAATCGATTGTGTGGTCACCTTCATACGCAAGCGCAGGGATGGTCTGCCACGATCTAGATTTGATTTCATCGaggcttcttttttttctgaccTCCTGACTAACTTCGGGGAGTTTAAAGCTTGTTCAGCAAAGGAGGCTTTCTCATTCTCTCCGTCTTTCAAGAAACAATTTACCGACCGTCCGCAGTGGTTCACGCAAGTTGATATTCTCCACATACCAGTGCTAATGAACAAAAGGCAGTGGGTTGGCGTTATTGTCGACTTGAATATGTGGGCCATGTATGTTGTTGAAGCCAACCCCGGTTGTCCATCTGAGTTTGAACTCACTTCAGTACTAACAGCAGCGTCTATTCTGTTTCCGCACCTGATCGGTCGGTATTGTATGACCAACCATGCGCAAAAACGCAATTTCGAGCCCATGACTTTTTCCAGGTTGGATATGCCTTGTGTTGTAGAGCACCCAGGTTAGTTTCCAGGTTTCAGTTTCATGTCCTATTATTTATCAGTTTTCTAAGGTACTAATGTTGTTGTATTGAGTAGGTTGTTCGGCGGTGGTGGCGCTTATGTTATTAGAGCTGCACGCCGTAGGCAAGGATGTGACTGTTCTGAAATTTACTGAAGAACAAGTACGGACAGCTGGAGAGAATTATGTCGTCGATGCACTGCACCTGTGTCAGGCCGTGCCAATTCCTTATACTCAGTAGAGGCTACCATCTGTTTTTTATGTGTCATGTTTTCTGCTACTACTTTTCCTTCTCCGTTAAGCAACATTGATCTGTTTACTTCCTTGACGGCTTTCTTGTGTGTTTCTATACTTTACTCTACCGCGTTATGACTGTTTATTTCTCCTTCATGCGTTGTTTGACTAGAATCTGGTTACGGTTTAACAATTACTATTCCATCTATTCTGATGCGATTCTATCTAGTTTGCTTTTGTACCTGCACTTTTATCTATTCCATCTAGTTTTGTAGCTATATAGTATATACAAAGTTAGGAGGAACTTGTATATACTATATAGTTATAAATTATACACTTGTACTTACACTTGTATCTTCTCCATCTAGTTTTGTTAGTAGCTACACTTGTAATTCTATTTGTGCCTCTGTAGACATTACCTTCCATGTGCATTATCTTTGTGGACATTACCTTTCCTGTGCATTATCTTCCCACAGTGAATGTGTTACTATTATTGTCATGAAATACATTGAACCCTTCAGTCTGCTTTTGCCCTTGTTTGCATCATGAATGAAAGATTCCTTCTCATCCTTTATATGCTATTGTGGAGTCCTGTAGTGTGACTTCTTATATTGAATTAATCTTTACAACAACCGTCCCCAACCTTCTCTTTACTTAAGTTATTGTTGTCCTATAACTGTATCTGGCAGGCAGATTAGGTGAAAGTTGGTCCATTACTTGACATTGACGAATTGAGCTAGGGAACATATATGAAATAGATTAGTACTATATGAAATAACATAGGAAACATATGAGAATAGAGTTAGTCGTATGGAATAGGTAGTTCCTCTATAGAAATACATTCCTATGCGACTGCCTtgtatgacttagtaactacgTACTTAGACTATagcaaatatatttaattaaaggtAAGATTGGCATCATTTATTTACACAAAAGAGAAGGCATTCGGGTCTTCATTACAACAACACATATTGTTTTTGCTTATGGGggttatatatcatataatatgTACATCACAAATACACCCATATATGTCACTGACTGCATATATTTGTGTATTTGTTCACAAAAGAAACATCTCCACATTAAAGATTATTTAATATGCCAAGTCCTTCGATGACAATGGTTTCTTCTTATATTACTCATTTCACAAAATATTGCTTGTAGTGCCTTCTGATGCCATCTCCTTTTGCTTACTTTTTCATATAGGATAGCGGCAAGATGCCCTGTTGTGCCCAGTCCGGCCACAACGTGCGCATCTCCTGTTTGATGATGATTGTCCTGACTTCTGCAAGGTATTTTAAGAATTTAGTTAATTTCCATTCTATTTGAACGACGTCGAGATAGTATTCCATACGTTATTATTAATTTACTATTTCACATTCACTATGCTAGCCTTTAAAATCGAAACTAACATTCCCATTTCAGTccataaaaaaatgaagatgatATTTAGTGTGGACTTTGTTACCTTGAACTCTCCACGAGACTTTATGCAAACCTTCCTAGGACGTCCAGATGGTCTGCGGACTGCAGGGGAAGAAGTTCGGCCGTTGTATAAGAACCTACTTGTGACCTACCAACCGAAGGAACTGGATAAATTTTTCCAGCAAATCCTTGTCTCCATGTTGGGACCCGATACGCTGGTGCAACCATTGCGTCAGATGGAAACCCAACCTTCGAGGATGCTGCTAGAGCATGCGGACAGGGGATCCCAATTTCGTCATACTCTCTACAAGAACAACTTCCAACGGCTAAGTTAACGGTGAAACACTCTCCCCTAGGGTCTTGCACTTGGAACTCTAGTTCACTTATGTCACGCACAGCTAAGGCAGTTGAGAGGTCATAGTTTTCTTCAACAAGTTTACGCACGTTTGGTGTCAATGTTCCCTTCTCGTCGTTTGCTTTTGCACGACGCAATGCCAACCAACCCATCACCGTTGTACGTATGTACTCGAGCATCATGATCAGTGGATACTCTCTTGCTTCTTTAATGGCGCCATTCCATGACTCAGCTATGTTGGAGTCCATTATATTGTATCTTTGACCTTTGAAGTGTGCTCTTGTCCAGTGCGTAAACCCTGTGACGAAGATAGTCGGGTCAAATGGGGTCGAAAATGGAATAGCAATGTATATATCACTACGTGCCATAGCATTACATGTATTAGTAAATGGAATAGTACGAACCTATATCCACTAGATATGCAGCACAGGCATGGTTAATTGTCTGTATCTGTAGGAACAGCCTGTTAAATTCCGTGACAGTGAATGCGCGAGCTGCAGCGGACATTAGGTTCCAAGTCTCGGTGTCTTATAGAGGACTTGAATATTCCGCCATAGATGGACCACACACGCTGCATGGTGTGCTTTTTTGTACACCTACGGAAAACGTTACTATACCATTTACTACATAGAATATAACATAATGGATTTATATTTAGGGTTTCCTTGCAATTGTTACCTTACGAAGACCGGTGTAAATGCTAGCATGTCAGTCCGAGATAAAGACAAGCTCCGGGCAGTCACTGACAAATGTGCTCAGCTTCTGGAATAACCATTCCCACGCATTATCGTTTTCGCTATCAACAACCGCAAAAGCAAGaggaaatatttggaaatttccGTCCTGTGCGGCTGCGGATAAGAGGCACCCGCCATACTTCCCTTTCATTGAAGTGCCGTCAACAACGACTACTTTCCTCATGAAGGCGTACCCTGCTACAGACGCTCCATAAGCAACAAAGCAGTATTTAAAGCGTGTGCCCCCCTCTGGTTCATCGTTTTGCTCCATAGAGCAAAGGGTGCCTTCGTCTGAGCGTTGCAACAATCCCAGATATGCAGGAATCAGTGAATAGCTCCCGGCCATTGTCCCATGGCCTGTTCCATGGCTAGCTCCCTTGCGCGCCAAGCTTTCCAATATGATACATTCACATGGAATTCATCAAGCAGTATTTTCCTTATTACTGCAGTACTGGGGCCCTTCTTAATTCCTACAAAGCGGGATTGTAGAATCTCTCCTATGACTTGTGTTGTCGCAAGTTTGTGGAAGTTCCGACGCTCGTCAACAGTGCATGTGTGAGTTAGACTAGCTTGTCGGACTTGGAAGTTACCAGTACCTTCTAACTGCATCGCATAAACGCGCCATGGACATGACTGTCCAACACACTGAATCACAAGCAGCGAGGTATTTGATCTGGTGGTCTTGAAATGGAACTTCCGATTTATTGCATGTATGGCCAGCTTTATTTTGCAGTCCGCTTTAGACTTGAAGACTCGCCAACAAATATCTCATCTCCCTCGTAGTGAATATCAGATAGTGCGGAGTCGACACCTATATTTGTACAAGGTGAAGCTATGAGTTAGTTATTCCATATAGTATAGTTAGGAACCATGTTCCATACTATTTACAGTTGCATGGGCAACCACGGTTTAACTCACCTGATACTAGGCGCGCGTTAAAAACCGGAGGGGCATCCCGACCAAGCAGAGCCGGATTTTCTGGGTCATTCAGCATGTCGTGTAGAGCTTGATCAAATCTTCCCCAATGTATTCCGTCATCAGGTGGCATCTGTTCACCTTCTTGTGAACTTGCTGAACTATTATTAGGGTCTTCTATTGGTTCTGGAATCCCAAATATTAAACGTCTACGCACTGGCATGTTCGCTCCTTCGCCTATATCAACCGACGTTCGCAAAACAGGGACCACCATATCATCATCTGAGTCAGTGTCACTGGATGACTCACTAGGCATTTTGTTCTTCCCCTTGTCCGTAGCTGCAATAGGTGGAATTCTAACACGAATGGCCTGGGTAGGCTCTCGGATTTCTATTCCACCTGTTGTGAATGGAATAGCACGACGGCCCGTGTAATCCACACCACCTTCTTGACGTGAAATAGAATCATCAGGGACTTCTATGACACGTTTGTTTGCATTCGCCTCTGTTTGTGGAAGGGTCAGTGGGGTCTCCGATATCGCAAAGTCGTGCCATGATTCGTCCATTGTTGGATTCACCCGTGCTGCCATTGTTGGGTTCATATGGGCAGTCTCGCGCGCGATCTGTAGTCCTCCTGTGGGGCAAACTAAGGACACAAACAGATTAACCTCCTCTATTGCTCTTCTCATCTCGATGAATCCCCGCACTTCTATATCATCCGTTATGTATACAGGCAGACCCAACTCAGGGTCGTCGAATGAGACCCACTCTGGGTATTGATAGGATAGTTTCAGCGTCACTCCTTTGGTTGTTACTTGTAGTCGCTCCCTAACGGCTGTAAGTAACTCACGGAACGTCATCCCGGTACGAAGTCGGATATAGTGCTCGAGTTGGTTAGATATGTCCGGTTCGAAAACCCATTGTTTGTATTGGTCACGGACCCACGAACCGATAATGAGTAGAACTCTATCTTGGCTCGTCATCTGCAGTAATAAGTTACAGTATAATTAGTATATCTCAATATCTATTCCATTACGCTGTCTACATAATGTTATTCCAACTAACAAGTTTTATCTGAAACACCATTAATTACAGTACTCTGAGGACAACTAACATGATTGTCTCCTTCCAGCATTAACTACCTTGCTTCatcaccttcttctttttttggaatTGTTCAGATGGAGTTACAGTAGTAAATAAATGGAATACACTTTTTATCgataaaatgttttaacttaGACCACTTGTTTGAATGTACACAGTGAAAATATCTTGGTAATTACAATTAGTAACGTGGCTTCCCCCTGTTCTTTCAAATGGAATAACTGTAAACAACTAATAGCCATTTACTCCATTGCATGCGTCGTCACGTCACCTACCACACACGTCAACCTTCTAGATAACACTTGTAGTAGATCACTTTTGTGATTCTCTATTTCTATTTCATTTAGGGTAAATGAAATGGAAATGGTTTTATTTCCACTCCATCTCGGTTTAAAATTGTAGTTGGGTTTAAATAAATGGAATACACCTTTTATCGATAAAATTTTTTAACTTAGACCACTTGTTTGAATGTACACAGTGAAAATATCTTGGTAATTACAATTAGTAACGTGGCTTCCCCCTGTTCTTTCAAATGGAATAACTGTAAACAACTAATAGCCATTTACTCCATTGCATGCGTCGTCACCTCACCAACCACACACGTCAACTTTCTAGATAACACTTGTAGTAGATCACTTTTGTGATTCTCTATTTCTATTTCATTTAGGGTAAATGAAATGGAAATGGTTTTATTTCCACTCCATCTCGGTTTAAAATTGTAGTTGGGTTGTGTAAGTTTGTACGTTTGGTGTTCATATATGAGGTATTTGCAATAATTTA
Above is a window of Brassica napus cultivar Da-Ae chromosome A10, Da-Ae, whole genome shotgun sequence DNA encoding:
- the LOC125578972 gene encoding uncharacterized protein LOC125578972, yielding MDMKKRFGMNELELPSRLFETGYEPTGKKRVNNYFNLRWIEVIKSALEDEDLTMLNASQFGQVLKMGSHTFSVMFLHYLLSRQLITEKDFELWWLFVGKPIRYSIQDFALVTGLNCGQIVDAHHQAKGKGARGKGTGKSTSSSASQTTWDVLFGKEDKPTTSWIIDRLVKGKKYKDPLTRLRLALLVLVEGILCPTCGTTNIRPEVVRKLDNLDEFLNYPWGRESFLLTVRSTKSRRPSHYVLHDTMAIQSFSHAMVLVTVAACPSILLKPGAVTPLDDESKSSEDIVNELFDRKFSVNVVSAKAVDQKAQAFVRSLIRSDEAGEELYRGLGDNEDEAVDHLVALARDDYPFAHNTWAGGVKADDVKANKGHALPSESSDEEELEETDREYRQQGGSDDVVHSGEGRCQPSMREGEAPIGGRPTSAGVGDLVRQAAEAFEAQLLPMFEGYMVSMKDHISKELSKLMTEVASANSSIDAVETFVKTELATLRNGTAGVAMYGGDLFSGYSPAMRSPSHGPSSPSRQRNKGTAETRVDAEDSPQIDELDGNAAIGKKSCPSETAPGDPKSDRPESLIEETVTGAMPTSSSGVDAFLDVSEPSSCIPSSDGGNAVVSASAEARTTFLQPPVSSLVTSETYNPQAPSTLLSSPFSAPLSDTPPPASSAVVEVPSDVSHTNTEAALGSTVDAIPTELHVFPSSIHETDVSDTVRGPSAASIVESVPTQSPTIEPKLHDVEDDVGGSVATEEDEVLTKKTPSQPRKAGRAVKLTTVVPSQACTRYSKRERRNPDRYTPSEGPDKQELGKRARRGAKEKENVVASVAEPSIPIKETTSLIGGFTPFLPPNPVKRATFLEAMKDANRVASEKVFTYRLLYVYFANAIDCVVTFIRKRRDGLPRSRFDFIEASFFSDLLTNFGEFKACSAKEAFSFSPSFKKQFTDRPQWFTQVDILHIPVLMNKRQWVGVIVDLNMWAMYVVEANPGCPSEFELTSVLTAASILFPHLIGRYCMTNHAQKRNFEPMTFSRLDMPCVVEHPGCSAVVALMLLELHAVGKDVTVLKFTEEQVRTAGENYVVDALHLCQAVPIPYTQ